A region of Lycium barbarum isolate Lr01 chromosome 3, ASM1917538v2, whole genome shotgun sequence DNA encodes the following proteins:
- the LOC132634165 gene encoding uncharacterized protein LOC132634165, with product MVCFRGYKRSTNTAAEIKEMRALIEKLFSELNARQDKLDRSLSELHARQEKFDQSLSELKQSIESSRAQEESAMNDEEPSKGRGKTLTAEEKKIDMAITIDAALVQGCCVTGFHGNQSLTVLMALDEASHNFIDESFADKLGCDSFPIKPRNVRSPSGKFVTSRACKNFQLSLQGTVFSLDCYLLPLSANCDMVLGVEWVRTLQQCLVDIGAVEFLFQGKSHHIYFNNALGGSNR from the exons ATGGTTTGTTTTAGAGGATATAAGCGAAGCACAAACACTGCTGCGGAGATTAAGGAAATGCGTGCTCTGATCGAGAAGCTGTTTAGCGAGTTGAATGCAAGACAGGACAAATTGGATCGCTCACTTTCAGAGTTGCATGCAAGACAGGAAAAGTTTGATCAGTCACTTTCAGAGTTGAAGCAATCCATTGAATCTTCTAGGGCTCAAGAGGAATCCGCCATGAATGATGAAGAGCCATCTAAG GGGCGTGGAAAAACCCTAACTGCAGAGGAAAAAAAAATAGACATGGCGATAACAATTGATGCTGCTCTAGTACAAGGTTGCTGTGTGACTGGGTTTCATGGGAATCAATCCTTGACTGTCCTAATGGCTTTAGATGAGGCTTCGCACAATTTTATTGATGAATCCTTTGCTGATAAGCTAGGTTGTGACTCATTTCCAATCAAGCCCCGAAATGTTAGGTCGCCTTCTGGGAAATTTGTGACCTCCAGAGCATGCAAAAACTTTCAATTGTCACTGCAAGGCACCGTGTTTAGTTTGGATTGCTATCTACTTCCATTGTCGGCAAACTGTGACATGGTATTAGGAGTTGAATGGGTACGGACCCTTCAGCAATGTTTAGTTGATATTGGGGCTGTGGAGTTTCTCTTTCAAGGTAAGTCGCACCATATATATTTCAACAACGCACTTGGAGGCAGCAACCGTTGA